A genome region from Stenotrophomonas bentonitica includes the following:
- the smrA gene encoding multidrug efflux ABC transporter SmrA yields the protein MFRWFESLIPVFPPTDARMPPRRVLPFYIHYLRPVWPVLLATLIAGLLLALVEVAMFDFLGRIVDMVSEQPDAGFFARHADSLLWMAAITLVARPVLVGLHNLLVNQAIVPGLSNRSRWLMHNYVVRQSLSFFQNDFAGSMANRVMQTGTSLRESAVQMVDSLWYIVVYTGTALYLFAQADWRLMIPLVLWLGAYVAIMVYFVPRAKQRAWIASEARSKAMGRIVDGYTNIPTLKLFAHGGREQAYVAEAIEELAVKHRRQTRITTSLDLTISIVNGFLITGTCGLALWLWSHGNITVGAITLATGLVIRIHNMSGWIMWTINGIFEDIGTVQDGITTISQPLSVQDRADAVPLVVGEGGVEFDDIHFHYGKKGGVIAGLDLVVKPGEKIGLVGPSGAGKSTLVNVLLRLYDLESGQIRIDGQDIAAVTQESLRRQIGVVTQDTSLLHRSIRDNLLYGRPDATEEQLHAAVAKARAAGFIETLRDGEGRQGYDAHVGERGVKLSGGQRQRIAIARVLLKDAPILVLDEATSALDSEVEAAIQENLDELMAGKTVIAIAHRLSTIARMDRLVVMDQGRIVETGTHAELVAAGGLYARLWARQTGGFVAADEA from the coding sequence ATGTTCCGCTGGTTCGAGTCGCTGATTCCGGTGTTTCCGCCGACCGACGCGCGCATGCCGCCGCGCCGGGTGCTGCCGTTCTACATCCACTACCTGCGCCCGGTCTGGCCGGTGCTGCTGGCGACGCTCATCGCGGGGCTGCTGCTGGCGCTGGTGGAAGTGGCGATGTTCGATTTCCTGGGCCGCATCGTGGACATGGTGAGCGAGCAGCCGGACGCGGGCTTCTTCGCGCGGCATGCCGATTCGCTGCTGTGGATGGCGGCGATCACGCTGGTCGCGCGGCCGGTGCTGGTGGGGCTGCACAACCTGCTGGTCAACCAGGCGATCGTGCCGGGGCTGAGCAACCGTTCGCGCTGGTTGATGCACAACTATGTGGTGCGGCAGAGCCTGTCGTTCTTCCAGAACGACTTTGCGGGCAGCATGGCGAACCGGGTGATGCAGACGGGGACGTCGCTGCGCGAGTCGGCGGTGCAGATGGTGGATTCGCTGTGGTACATCGTGGTGTACACAGGCACGGCGCTGTACCTGTTCGCACAGGCGGACTGGCGGCTGATGATTCCGCTGGTGCTGTGGCTGGGTGCGTACGTGGCGATCATGGTGTACTTCGTGCCGCGCGCGAAGCAGCGGGCGTGGATCGCGTCGGAAGCGCGGTCGAAGGCGATGGGCCGGATCGTGGATGGCTACACGAACATTCCGACGCTGAAGCTGTTCGCGCACGGTGGGCGCGAGCAGGCCTACGTGGCGGAGGCGATCGAGGAGCTGGCGGTGAAGCATCGCCGGCAGACGCGGATCACGACGAGCCTGGACCTGACCATTTCGATCGTGAACGGGTTCCTGATCACGGGCACTTGCGGGCTGGCATTGTGGCTGTGGAGCCACGGCAACATCACGGTGGGGGCGATCACGCTGGCGACGGGGCTGGTGATCCGGATCCACAACATGTCGGGCTGGATCATGTGGACGATCAACGGGATCTTCGAGGACATCGGAACGGTGCAGGACGGGATCACGACGATCTCGCAGCCGCTGAGCGTGCAGGACCGCGCAGACGCGGTGCCGCTGGTGGTGGGCGAGGGCGGGGTGGAGTTCGACGACATCCACTTCCATTACGGCAAGAAGGGTGGGGTGATCGCGGGGCTGGACCTGGTGGTGAAGCCGGGCGAGAAGATCGGTCTGGTGGGCCCGTCGGGTGCGGGCAAGTCGACGCTGGTGAACGTGCTGCTGCGGTTGTACGACCTGGAAAGCGGGCAGATCCGCATCGACGGGCAGGACATTGCGGCGGTGACGCAGGAAAGCCTGCGCCGGCAGATCGGGGTGGTGACGCAGGACACGTCACTGCTGCACCGGTCGATCCGCGACAACCTGTTGTACGGTCGGCCGGACGCGACGGAGGAACAGCTGCACGCGGCGGTGGCGAAGGCGCGCGCGGCAGGCTTCATCGAGACGCTGCGTGACGGCGAGGGCCGGCAGGGATACGACGCGCATGTAGGCGAGCGCGGGGTAAAACTGTCGGGTGGCCAGCGCCAGCGCATCGCGATTGCGCGGGTGCTGCTGAAGGACGCGCCGATCCTGGTGCTGGACGAGGCAACCTCGGCGCTGGATTCGGAAGTGGAAGCTGCGATCCAGGAGAACCTGGACGAGTTGATGGCGGGCAAGACGGTGATCGCGATTGCACACCGCCTGAGCACGATCGCGCGCATGGACCGGCTGGTGGTGATGGACCAGGGCCGGATCGTGGAAACCGGCACGCACGCCGAACTGGTGGCTGCGGGTGGCCTGTACGCACGCCTGTGGGCGCGGCAGACCGGCGGGTTTGTTGCGGCGGACGAAGCGTAG
- a CDS encoding DUF885 domain-containing protein: MRQHLLALALIAALGGCQQADAPTAPAGTEAAAPAADAAVDARFADLSKRALDTWMQLSPISATQIGDHRYDSEIDDLSAAGQQKMLTAYKGLLGELDQIDVSKLGRENQVDAAILRNQLQQEIWTAEVLQSSKWDPQIYNGAAGSALYGLMAREFAPLPERLKSATARMEKLPQIFAQARENLDPARVPKIHAETVAKQNRGILSIVDTFITPHIGELPAEDGKRLQAAIDGLKKAVDEQQTWLDKTLVPNAKGDFRIGAELYDQKLKFALNSSLSRAEIGERARAELKRVRQDMYGIAQTVLKDKPGAPELPANPTDAQQQAAIEAALELAYADKPARDKVVEDAKAALAQSTEFVRKHDLMTLPDAPVDIILMPEFQRGVAVAYCDSPGPLDKNLKTFYAVSPIPDDWTDKQVDSFLREYNSRMIHLLSIHEGTPGHYLEGWHSGKFPSTLRAVLRSGLFAEGWAVYTERMMQEQGYLDNDPLFHLVQLKFYLRTISNAILDQGVHVDNWTREQAMQLMTHDAFQQESEASGKWVRAQLTSAQLPTYFVGAQEHFDTRKAVQEKQGDKFNLKAYHDQMLSYGAPPVRFARQLMLDQPIE; this comes from the coding sequence ATGCGCCAGCATCTTCTCGCCCTCGCCCTGATCGCCGCCCTGGGTGGCTGCCAGCAGGCCGACGCCCCCACCGCCCCGGCCGGTACCGAGGCTGCCGCCCCGGCCGCCGACGCCGCCGTCGATGCCCGCTTCGCCGACCTCTCCAAGCGCGCCCTGGACACCTGGATGCAGCTGTCCCCGATCAGCGCCACCCAGATCGGCGACCACCGCTACGACAGCGAGATCGACGACCTGAGCGCTGCCGGCCAGCAGAAGATGCTGACCGCCTACAAGGGCCTGCTCGGCGAACTGGACCAGATCGACGTCAGCAAGCTCGGCCGCGAGAACCAGGTCGACGCCGCCATCCTGCGCAACCAGCTGCAGCAGGAAATCTGGACCGCCGAGGTGCTGCAGTCCTCCAAGTGGGACCCGCAGATCTACAACGGTGCCGCCGGCAGCGCGCTGTACGGCCTGATGGCACGCGAGTTCGCGCCGCTGCCCGAGCGCCTGAAGTCGGCCACCGCGCGCATGGAAAAGCTGCCGCAGATCTTCGCCCAGGCCCGCGAGAACCTGGATCCGGCGCGCGTGCCGAAGATCCACGCCGAAACCGTGGCCAAGCAGAACCGCGGCATCCTCAGCATCGTCGACACCTTCATCACCCCGCACATCGGCGAACTGCCGGCCGAAGACGGCAAGCGCCTGCAGGCGGCCATCGACGGCCTGAAGAAGGCCGTGGACGAGCAGCAGACCTGGCTGGACAAGACCCTGGTGCCGAACGCCAAGGGCGACTTCCGCATCGGCGCCGAGCTGTACGACCAGAAGCTGAAGTTCGCGCTGAATTCCTCGCTGTCGCGCGCCGAGATCGGCGAGCGCGCGCGTGCAGAACTCAAGCGCGTGCGCCAGGACATGTACGGCATCGCGCAGACGGTGCTGAAGGACAAGCCGGGTGCCCCGGAACTGCCGGCCAACCCGACCGATGCGCAGCAGCAGGCGGCAATCGAAGCCGCGCTGGAACTGGCCTACGCCGACAAGCCGGCACGCGACAAGGTGGTTGAAGACGCCAAGGCCGCGCTGGCCCAGTCCACCGAGTTCGTGCGCAAGCACGACCTGATGACCCTGCCCGACGCGCCGGTCGACATCATCCTGATGCCGGAGTTCCAGCGCGGCGTGGCCGTGGCCTACTGCGACTCGCCGGGCCCGCTCGACAAGAACCTGAAGACCTTCTACGCGGTGTCGCCGATTCCGGACGACTGGACCGACAAGCAGGTCGACTCGTTCCTGCGCGAATACAACAGCCGCATGATCCACCTGCTGAGCATCCACGAAGGCACCCCGGGCCACTACCTGGAAGGCTGGCATTCGGGCAAGTTCCCGTCGACGCTGCGTGCCGTGCTGCGTTCGGGCCTGTTCGCCGAAGGCTGGGCGGTCTACACCGAGCGGATGATGCAGGAGCAGGGTTACCTGGACAACGACCCGCTGTTCCACCTGGTGCAGCTGAAGTTCTACCTGCGCACCATTTCCAACGCGATCCTGGACCAGGGCGTGCACGTGGACAACTGGACCCGCGAACAGGCCATGCAGCTGATGACCCACGACGCCTTCCAGCAGGAAAGCGAAGCCTCGGGCAAGTGGGTGCGTGCACAGCTGACCTCCGCACAGCTGCCGACCTACTTCGTCGGTGCGCAGGAACACTTCGACACCCGCAAGGCCGTGCAGGAAAAGCAGGGCGACAAGTTCAACCTGAAGGCCTACCACGACCAGATGCTGTCCTACGGCGCCCCGCCGGTGCGCTTCGCCCGCCAGCTGATGCTGGACCAGCCGATCGAGTGA
- a CDS encoding GFA family protein: MQYQGGCHCGNIAFTLEAAEPITEAMDCNCSLCRKRGGLLWFGPRAALSLTTDPAAVSTYQFNQRHLEHHFCAACGVAPFSEGVDPRSNQAMVAVNVRCLPEVDLEGLKISHYDGAKV; the protein is encoded by the coding sequence ATGCAGTACCAGGGAGGCTGTCACTGTGGAAACATCGCATTCACGTTGGAAGCGGCAGAGCCGATCACCGAAGCGATGGACTGCAACTGCTCGCTGTGCCGCAAGCGGGGCGGGCTGCTCTGGTTCGGGCCGCGCGCCGCGCTGAGCCTGACCACGGACCCGGCGGCGGTCAGTACCTACCAGTTCAACCAGCGCCACCTGGAGCACCATTTCTGCGCCGCATGCGGCGTGGCGCCCTTCAGTGAGGGCGTCGACCCGCGCAGCAACCAGGCGATGGTGGCGGTGAACGTGCGTTGCCTGCCGGAGGTGGACCTGGAAGGGTTGAAGATCAGCCATTACGACGGAGCGAAAGTTTGA
- a CDS encoding DUF4349 domain-containing protein, whose amino-acid sequence MVVLALAGCGNKEQYPSLAAKMESGAVASPEGASLAYEHEVDVKLDAAQIGPRVKQISEACQASRFGDCAVLQVGQQGGEYPSGSIRVRIAPKGVEPLIGLAGAGGDVASRNTQAEDLAQQVADTALTQARLRKEHERLLAYQDDKGIKVADLLVITQRLSEIEAGLEQANKEAANHRRRIDTQLLTVRFEAPSGQRSRSEIGEAFSEFGATLTSSVAFVIRAVAALLPVTLVLWLVGWVALKLWRRRRRNIATH is encoded by the coding sequence ATGGTGGTTCTGGCGCTGGCGGGTTGCGGCAACAAAGAGCAGTACCCGTCGCTTGCCGCAAAAATGGAATCGGGAGCCGTGGCCTCGCCGGAGGGCGCGTCGTTGGCCTACGAGCACGAGGTTGACGTGAAGCTGGATGCCGCGCAGATCGGTCCGCGCGTGAAGCAGATCAGCGAGGCGTGCCAGGCCAGCCGCTTCGGCGACTGCGCGGTGCTGCAGGTGGGCCAGCAGGGCGGGGAGTATCCGAGCGGATCGATCCGGGTGCGGATCGCGCCGAAGGGCGTTGAACCGCTGATCGGGTTGGCCGGGGCGGGGGGCGATGTTGCGTCGCGCAACACCCAGGCCGAGGACCTCGCCCAGCAGGTGGCGGACACGGCACTGACCCAGGCGCGACTGCGCAAGGAACACGAACGCCTGCTGGCGTACCAGGACGACAAGGGGATCAAGGTCGCCGATCTGCTGGTGATCACCCAACGCCTTTCGGAAATCGAGGCCGGGCTGGAGCAGGCCAACAAGGAGGCGGCCAACCATCGGCGACGGATCGATACGCAGCTGTTGACGGTGCGCTTCGAGGCGCCGTCCGGCCAGCGCAGCCGCAGCGAGATAGGCGAGGCGTTCAGCGAATTCGGGGCGACCCTGACCAGTAGCGTGGCGTTCGTGATCCGGGCGGTGGCGGCGCTGCTGCCGGTAACGCTGGTGCTTTGGCTGGTGGGCTGGGTTGCACTCAAGCTGTGGCGGCGTCGTCGCCGGAACATCGCCACGCACTAA
- a CDS encoding LysR substrate-binding domain-containing protein yields MILRPALLPALGVFAVAARHQNFAHAAEELHLTASAVSHHVRRLESLLGTVLFQRQARGVRLTAEGRQLADAAAAALSDLNAVAGNLHPQADIVPLRITTLRSLSYCWLVPRLPRFTRLHPRMRIQLQTSSELLRFDENGPELGIRYGLGQWPGLTAHHLMDDELCPVASPALPGVSALREPAEIASLPLVSDMSPQGWRDWFRAAGVRGLDLPAQHTFSDSTDAMRAAVYGIGAVLARKHIAQPYLQRYELVRLPGPALKARYAYYIVHPEHRPLSPTAVAFMDWLKREAQDDRTPIPALPEELMGIARD; encoded by the coding sequence ATGATCCTGCGCCCCGCCCTGCTGCCCGCCCTCGGCGTGTTCGCCGTCGCCGCCCGCCACCAGAACTTCGCCCACGCCGCCGAAGAACTGCACCTCACCGCCAGCGCCGTCAGCCACCACGTGCGCCGCCTCGAATCCCTCCTAGGCACCGTCCTGTTCCAGCGCCAGGCGCGTGGCGTACGCCTCACCGCCGAAGGCCGCCAGCTCGCCGACGCCGCCGCCGCCGCGCTCAGCGACCTCAATGCCGTCGCCGGCAACCTGCACCCCCAGGCCGACATCGTTCCCCTGCGCATCACCACCCTCCGCTCCCTCTCCTACTGCTGGCTGGTGCCCCGCCTGCCGCGCTTCACCCGCCTCCACCCGCGCATGCGCATCCAACTGCAGACCAGCAGCGAACTGCTGCGCTTCGACGAGAACGGCCCGGAACTCGGCATCCGCTACGGCCTTGGCCAATGGCCCGGGCTCACCGCCCACCACCTCATGGACGACGAACTCTGCCCCGTCGCCTCACCTGCCCTGCCCGGCGTCTCCGCCCTGCGCGAGCCCGCTGAGATCGCCAGCCTCCCGCTGGTCAGCGACATGTCACCGCAGGGCTGGCGCGACTGGTTCCGCGCCGCCGGCGTGCGTGGCCTCGACCTGCCCGCCCAGCACACCTTCAGCGACAGCACCGACGCCATGCGCGCCGCCGTCTACGGCATCGGCGCCGTCCTCGCGCGCAAGCACATCGCCCAGCCCTACCTGCAACGTTACGAACTGGTGCGACTGCCAGGGCCCGCGCTGAAAGCGCGCTACGCCTATTACATCGTGCATCCCGAGCACCGCCCGCTCAGTCCCACCGCCGTCGCGTTCATGGACTGGCTCAAACGCGAAGCGCAGGACGACCGCACGCCGATACCCGCGCTGCCTGAAGAATTGATGGGGATTGCGCGCGACTGA
- a CDS encoding DMT family transporter produces the protein MSADLAGTAARDWRTPLELTLLGAIWGCSFLFMRVAVPSFGPYALVEVRLLLGALVLLPFLWKARAQFPARRWRWLVPIGLINSAIPFVLFAWAAQRAPAAIGAICNAMTVLFAALIAFLFFGEKIGMRRAIALLVGFTGVVVLATAKVSGLSIGAAVIAGSLAALLYGLGVNLVKRHMTGLPPAASAGATLGSAALVMLPLALTHWPEAPIPVVSWACAIALGVVCTGFAFLMFYRLIARIGPARASTVTYLVPMFGALFAWMFLGEPVTLAMLIAGALILGSVAVSQRSR, from the coding sequence GTGAGCGCGGATCTGGCCGGTACGGCTGCCCGCGACTGGCGGACGCCGCTGGAGCTGACCCTGCTGGGGGCGATCTGGGGCTGTTCCTTCCTGTTCATGCGGGTGGCGGTGCCGTCGTTCGGGCCGTACGCGCTGGTGGAGGTGCGGCTGCTGCTGGGGGCGCTGGTGCTTCTGCCATTCCTGTGGAAGGCGCGTGCGCAGTTCCCGGCGCGTCGCTGGCGCTGGCTGGTGCCGATCGGTCTGATCAATTCGGCGATCCCATTCGTGCTGTTCGCGTGGGCGGCGCAGCGTGCGCCGGCGGCGATCGGGGCGATCTGCAATGCGATGACGGTGTTGTTCGCGGCGTTGATCGCGTTCCTGTTCTTCGGTGAAAAGATCGGCATGCGCCGTGCGATCGCGCTGCTGGTGGGCTTCACCGGGGTGGTGGTGCTGGCGACGGCCAAGGTGTCAGGACTGAGCATCGGCGCGGCGGTGATCGCCGGTTCGCTGGCGGCGTTGCTGTACGGGCTGGGGGTGAACCTGGTGAAGCGCCACATGACGGGTTTGCCGCCGGCGGCATCGGCGGGTGCAACGCTGGGCAGCGCGGCGCTGGTGATGCTGCCGCTGGCGCTGACGCACTGGCCGGAGGCACCCATTCCTGTGGTTTCGTGGGCGTGCGCGATCGCGCTGGGCGTAGTCTGCACCGGCTTCGCCTTCCTGATGTTCTACCGCCTGATCGCCCGCATCGGCCCGGCGCGCGCTTCCACCGTCACCTATCTCGTGCCGATGTTCGGTGCGCTGTTCGCCTGGATGTTCCTGGGCGAGCCGGTGACGCTGGCGATGCTGATCGCAGGCGCGTTGATCCTGGGCAGCGTCGCGGTCTCACAGCGTTCGCGGTAG
- a CDS encoding peptidylprolyl isomerase, with protein sequence MSPRRPALLALALACFLPTLATAATPYRSAQQILEASPDSDWRTPDPANLLVMNLAAGQVVIELAPAFAPQHVANIQTLAHEHFWDGESIYRAQDNFVVQFGDADADDAAKAKPLGSAKRKLPAEFQRDSKGLKVTVLPDRDGWADQTGFVDGFAVGQDKADGKTWLAHCYGALGAGRNNEEDSSIGAELYVVTGQSPRQLDRNITVVGRVLKGMELLSALPRGPAPMGFYADAAQRTPITSIQRVSDLPEAQRPTLQVLRTDSKTFTDTVEARRNRVDDFYKRAAGHIDLCNIPVPVR encoded by the coding sequence ATGTCGCCACGCCGTCCTGCGCTGCTCGCCCTCGCTCTCGCCTGCTTCCTGCCGACCCTCGCTACGGCCGCCACGCCCTACCGCAGTGCCCAGCAGATCCTGGAGGCGTCGCCGGACAGCGACTGGCGCACGCCGGACCCGGCCAACCTGCTGGTGATGAACCTGGCGGCGGGCCAGGTGGTGATCGAGCTGGCGCCGGCGTTCGCGCCGCAGCACGTGGCGAACATCCAGACGCTGGCGCACGAGCACTTCTGGGACGGCGAGAGCATCTACCGGGCGCAGGACAATTTCGTGGTGCAGTTCGGCGACGCGGACGCGGACGATGCAGCGAAGGCGAAGCCGCTGGGCAGTGCCAAGCGCAAGCTGCCGGCAGAGTTCCAGCGCGACAGCAAGGGTCTGAAGGTCACGGTGTTGCCGGACCGCGACGGCTGGGCGGACCAGACCGGTTTCGTGGACGGGTTCGCGGTGGGCCAGGACAAGGCGGACGGGAAGACGTGGCTGGCGCATTGTTACGGTGCGCTGGGCGCGGGCCGCAACAACGAGGAAGACAGCAGCATCGGTGCGGAGCTGTACGTGGTCACCGGGCAGTCGCCGCGCCAGCTGGACCGCAACATCACGGTGGTGGGGCGCGTGCTCAAGGGCATGGAACTGCTCAGCGCGCTGCCGCGCGGGCCGGCGCCGATGGGTTTCTACGCGGACGCTGCGCAGCGCACGCCGATCACTTCGATCCAGCGCGTGAGCGACCTGCCCGAAGCGCAGCGACCGACGCTGCAGGTGCTGCGCACCGATTCAAAGACGTTCACCGACACGGTGGAAGCGCGCCGCAACCGCGTGGACGATTTCTACAAGCGTGCAGCGGGGCATATCGATCTGTGCAACATTCCGGTGCCGGTGCGGTAA
- a CDS encoding PadR family transcriptional regulator, with the protein MSDHEVHLKKFQKELSAGTVSLALLAVLARTGEPLYGYLIAKELERVGEGVLSGKQSALYPVLRNLEGAGLLESQIEPSVAGPPRRYYRINERGRQVLEQWTQAWRATRDSVDSVLEGVLQ; encoded by the coding sequence ATGAGCGACCACGAGGTCCACCTCAAGAAGTTCCAGAAAGAGCTCAGCGCCGGCACCGTTTCGCTGGCGTTGCTGGCGGTGCTCGCTCGTACCGGCGAGCCCCTGTATGGCTACCTGATTGCCAAGGAGCTCGAGCGCGTCGGCGAAGGCGTGCTCAGCGGCAAGCAGAGCGCGCTGTACCCGGTGCTGCGCAACCTGGAAGGCGCCGGCCTGCTCGAGAGCCAGATCGAACCGTCGGTGGCCGGGCCACCGCGACGTTACTACCGCATCAACGAACGCGGCCGGCAGGTCCTGGAGCAGTGGACCCAGGCCTGGCGTGCCACCCGAGATTCCGTCGATTCCGTGCTGGAAGGGGTACTGCAATGA
- a CDS encoding polyhydroxyalkanoate depolymerase, with product MLYQLHELTRNMLAPWVHQAQANAKFFANQGHWWSQMPGADRLAAVNELFHRIGKDYEKPEWGINEIEVDGERVPIVVHEEVTKPFCKLLRFKRHSNEADQLNTMLNQPFVLVVAPLSGHHATLLRDTVRTLLRDHRVYVTDWVDARMVPGSEGEFGLDDYIAYVQEFIRHLGAEKLHVVSVCQPTVPVLAAVSLMASRGEPTPRSLVMMGGPIDARCSPTAVNNLATQNPLSWFENNVIHTVPPGYPGAGRRVYPGFLQHAGFLSMNPSRHFSSHWDFYADLVKGDMEDADAHRRFYDEYNAVLDMPARYYLDTIRVVFQEFLLPRGEWYVQGERVDPGAITGTALLSIEGELDDIAGLGQTEAAQELCTGIPADRREHFIVEGAGHYGIFSGRRWRETVYPKVRDFFAANARAAAKPKKAAKAASNVTPIRKKAG from the coding sequence ATGCTTTACCAACTGCATGAATTGACCCGCAACATGCTCGCCCCGTGGGTGCACCAGGCCCAGGCCAATGCCAAGTTCTTCGCCAACCAGGGTCACTGGTGGTCGCAGATGCCCGGTGCCGACCGCCTGGCGGCGGTGAACGAGCTGTTCCATCGTATCGGCAAGGATTACGAGAAGCCCGAGTGGGGCATCAACGAAATCGAGGTCGACGGCGAGCGCGTGCCGATCGTGGTCCACGAAGAGGTCACCAAGCCGTTCTGCAAGCTGCTGCGCTTCAAGCGTCACAGCAACGAGGCCGACCAGCTCAACACCATGCTCAACCAGCCGTTCGTGCTGGTGGTGGCGCCGCTGTCGGGGCATCACGCCACGCTGCTGCGCGACACCGTGCGCACGCTGCTGCGCGACCACCGCGTGTATGTCACCGACTGGGTGGACGCGCGCATGGTGCCGGGCAGCGAAGGCGAGTTCGGCCTGGACGACTACATCGCCTACGTGCAGGAATTCATCCGCCACCTCGGCGCTGAAAAGCTGCACGTGGTGAGCGTGTGCCAGCCGACCGTGCCGGTGCTGGCCGCCGTGTCGCTGATGGCCAGCCGCGGCGAACCCACGCCGCGTTCGCTGGTGATGATGGGCGGCCCGATCGATGCGCGCTGCAGTCCCACCGCAGTGAACAACCTGGCCACGCAGAACCCGCTGTCGTGGTTCGAGAACAACGTCATCCACACCGTGCCGCCGGGCTACCCGGGCGCGGGTCGCCGCGTGTACCCGGGCTTCCTGCAGCACGCCGGGTTCCTGTCGATGAACCCCAGCCGCCATTTCAGTTCGCACTGGGATTTCTATGCCGACCTGGTGAAGGGCGACATGGAAGACGCGGACGCGCACCGCCGCTTCTACGACGAGTACAACGCGGTACTGGACATGCCGGCCCGCTACTACCTGGACACCATCCGCGTGGTCTTCCAGGAATTCCTGCTGCCGCGCGGCGAGTGGTATGTGCAGGGCGAACGCGTCGATCCGGGTGCGATCACCGGCACCGCGCTACTGAGCATCGAAGGCGAGCTGGACGACATCGCCGGCCTCGGCCAGACCGAAGCGGCGCAGGAACTGTGCACCGGCATCCCGGCCGATCGCCGCGAGCATTTCATCGTTGAAGGCGCGGGCCACTACGGCATCTTCAGCGGTCGCCGCTGGCGCGAAACGGTGTACCCGAAGGTCCGCGATTTCTTCGCGGCCAATGCGCGGGCGGCGGCAAAGCCGAAGAAGGCGGCCAAGGCCGCCAGCAACGTGACCCCGATCCGCAAGAAAGCGGGGTAA
- a CDS encoding class I SAM-dependent DNA methyltransferase: MSKTYDQAYFKLWYQPDQTGGAARLARKVALAVASAEYYLERPIRSVLDIGAGEGAWRAPLLKLRPRVQYMGFDSSAYAVQRYGRSRNLHPATVGDFAWLRPCAPVDLLVCADVMHYVPSRELRPALAGFAELTAGVAFLEAFTAEDEFEGDHEGFQARPAAWYRRNLKAEGFTALGSHCWLSPALAGHAAALERAG; encoded by the coding sequence ATGTCCAAGACCTACGACCAGGCCTATTTCAAGCTCTGGTACCAGCCCGACCAGACCGGTGGCGCGGCGCGCCTGGCGCGCAAGGTCGCGCTGGCCGTGGCCAGTGCCGAGTACTACCTGGAACGGCCGATCCGCAGCGTGCTGGACATCGGCGCCGGCGAAGGCGCCTGGCGCGCGCCGCTGCTCAAGCTGCGCCCGCGCGTGCAGTACATGGGTTTCGACAGCAGCGCGTATGCGGTGCAGCGCTACGGGCGCAGCCGCAACCTGCATCCGGCAACGGTGGGCGACTTCGCCTGGCTGCGGCCCTGCGCGCCGGTGGACCTGCTGGTCTGTGCCGACGTGATGCACTACGTGCCCAGCCGCGAGCTGCGCCCGGCGCTGGCCGGCTTCGCCGAGCTCACCGCCGGCGTGGCGTTCCTGGAGGCGTTCACCGCCGAGGACGAGTTCGAAGGCGACCACGAGGGCTTCCAGGCACGCCCGGCAGCCTGGTACCGGCGCAATCTGAAGGCCGAGGGGTTCACCGCGCTGGGGTCGCATTGCTGGTTGTCGCCGGCATTGGCGGGCCACGCAGCCGCCCTCGAGCGTGCCGGTTGA
- a CDS encoding CopD family protein, translated as MQSYYWVKTFHLVFVVAWMASVFYLPRILVNLSETAGQLPVIERLQLMGLRLYRFGHMMFGFALILGLVLWLGYKVIPDFPTMVAPGAAGWLHAKLGLVVLLLVYFSWTGRLLKSAVKGKVLPSSRALRWFNELPLVLFIGVVWLVLAKPF; from the coding sequence ATGCAGTCCTACTACTGGGTCAAGACCTTCCACCTGGTGTTCGTGGTGGCGTGGATGGCGTCGGTGTTCTACCTGCCGCGGATCCTGGTCAACCTGAGCGAGACCGCGGGCCAGCTGCCGGTGATCGAGCGGCTGCAGCTGATGGGCCTGCGCCTGTATCGCTTCGGCCACATGATGTTTGGTTTTGCGCTGATCCTGGGGCTGGTGCTGTGGCTGGGTTACAAGGTGATTCCGGATTTCCCGACCATGGTCGCACCGGGCGCGGCGGGGTGGCTGCACGCCAAGCTCGGGCTGGTGGTGCTGCTGCTGGTGTATTTCAGCTGGACCGGGCGGTTGTTGAAAAGCGCGGTGAAGGGGAAGGTGCTGCCGTCTTCGCGCGCGCTGCGCTGGTTCAATGAACTGCCGCTGGTGTTGTTCATCGGGGTGGTCTGGTTGGTGTTGGCCAAGCCCTTCTGA